The Amaranthus tricolor cultivar Red isolate AtriRed21 chromosome 6, ASM2621246v1, whole genome shotgun sequence genome has a segment encoding these proteins:
- the LOC130815620 gene encoding uncharacterized protein LOC130815620, whose amino-acid sequence MNVIHSGPILSQDQQHLLDLNFTPDEIKGVMWSIPEDKAPGLDDFNSCFYKAAWEIVGSDVVKAVRDIFANATLLKSWNTTAITLIPKVATPNTPGEYCPISCCNVIYKCISKLISRKLRHVQPSIISPMQGAFIEGKSILHNIFLYQDIVKHNGWKNCSPSFLLKIDLRKAYDTLD is encoded by the coding sequence ATGAATGTGATACATAGTGGCCCTATTCTCAGCCAGGACCAACAGCATCTGCTTGATTTGAACTTCACCCCAGACGAGATTAAAGGTGTCATGTGGAGCATTCCAGAAGACAAAGCACCAGGTTTGGACGATTTCAACAGTTGTTTTTACAAGGCTGCATGGGAAATTGTTGGATCAGATGTTGTAAAAGCAGTTCGGGACATTTTTGCCAATGCCACTCTTCTAAAATCTTGGAATACCACAGCTATAACCCTTATTCCAAAGGTTGCCACACCGAACACCCCAGGTGAATATTGTCCAATCTCTTGTTGCAATGTTATCTATAAGTGTATCTCTAAGCTCATAAGCAGGAAACTCCGACATGTGCAACCATCCATTATAAGCCCCATGCAAGGAGCTTTTATTGAAGGGAAAAGCATTCTCCACAACATCTTCCTATATCAGGATATAGTCAAGCACAATGGTTGGAAGAACTGTTCCCCCAGTTTCCTCTTGAAGATTGACCTCAGGAAAGCCTATGATACACTAGATTAG